A section of the Agarivorans litoreus genome encodes:
- a CDS encoding polysaccharide biosynthesis/export family protein, which produces MRKHIARLKLRLVLLVGVLCFSTHAETVSNYRLAAGDTFRVSVYGEPELSLETRLSDDGFIRYPFLGEIKVRGLTLTELQLRIQNGLKGDYLVDPMVQVTMVEYRPFFINGEVARPGAYPYQPGLTVNRAITLAGGFTERAGKSKITIQAEGATPDERERVSLEDRVSAGDVLNIPQSFF; this is translated from the coding sequence ATGCGAAAACACATTGCGCGCCTTAAATTAAGACTAGTTTTATTAGTCGGCGTGCTGTGTTTTTCTACACATGCAGAAACGGTGAGTAATTACCGTTTGGCGGCTGGCGATACCTTCAGAGTAAGTGTTTACGGTGAACCTGAGCTTAGCTTGGAAACCCGTTTATCTGACGATGGCTTTATTCGTTACCCATTTTTGGGTGAAATAAAAGTACGCGGTCTTACGCTTACTGAATTGCAGCTACGTATTCAAAATGGCCTAAAGGGTGACTATTTAGTCGACCCGATGGTGCAAGTTACCATGGTTGAATACCGCCCCTTTTTTATTAATGGTGAAGTTGCTCGCCCCGGCGCCTACCCTTATCAACCTGGCTTAACGGTAAATCGTGCAATTACCCTTGCTGGTGGGTTTACTGAGCGGGCCGGTAAAAGCAAAATCACGATTCAAGCAGAAGGCGCCACCCCCGATGAGCGCGAGCGAGTGAGCCTTGAAGATCGTGTTTCTGCTGGTGATGTTCTTAATATTCCGCAAAGTTTCTTCTAA
- the thiC gene encoding phosphomethylpyrimidine synthase ThiC produces MSRRETRAAAEQYINNLQGQPFPNSEKIYIQGSRDDIQVAMRQINLSDSLVGGTKEEPTFEPNEPVRVYDTSGIYTDENAELDVHKGLPQLRKAWIEERGDTEELAGLSSNFSQQRLADEGLDHIRFENLPTPRKAKLGKTVTQLHYARQGIVTPEMEYIAIRENMGRDKIREELLAEQQKGHSFGASLPEHITGEFVRDEVARGRAIIPSNINHAEAEPMIIGRNFLVKVNANIGNSAVTSSIEEEVEKLVWASRWGADTVMDLSTGRYIHETREWVIRNSPVPIGTVPIYQALEKVNGVAEDLTWEVFRDTLIEQAEQGVDYFTIHAGVLLRYVPMTAKRVTGIVSRGGSIMAKWCLAHHKESFLYERFREICEICAAYDVSLSLGDGMRPGSIADANDEAQFAELETLGELTKVAWEYDVQVIIEGPGHVPMQMIKENMEKQLEECHEAPFYTLGPLITDISPGYDHFSSGIGAAMIGWFGCAMLCYVTPKEHLGLPNKEDVKQGMIAYKIAAHAADLAKGHTGAQIRDNAMSKARFEFRWEDQFNLALDPDTARAYHDEALPQESAKVAHFCSMCGPKFCSMKISQEVRDYAKDLEIKMIDEPLADLGFVAEGMAEKSAEFRNKGAEIYHSPLRAETSDEV; encoded by the coding sequence ATGTCAAGACGCGAAACTCGAGCTGCAGCAGAACAATACATTAATAACCTGCAAGGCCAACCTTTTCCAAATTCAGAAAAAATCTATATTCAGGGAAGTCGTGACGATATCCAAGTAGCCATGCGCCAAATTAATCTGTCTGACAGTTTAGTTGGCGGCACCAAAGAAGAACCTACCTTTGAGCCTAACGAGCCGGTACGTGTTTACGATACTTCTGGTATCTACACTGACGAAAACGCAGAGTTAGATGTACATAAAGGTTTGCCACAACTGCGTAAAGCTTGGATTGAAGAGCGTGGCGATACTGAAGAGTTAGCAGGTTTAAGCTCTAACTTCTCGCAGCAGCGCTTGGCAGATGAAGGCCTTGATCATATTCGTTTCGAAAACCTACCAACGCCACGCAAAGCTAAACTAGGCAAAACTGTCACCCAGCTGCACTATGCTCGCCAAGGCATCGTTACCCCAGAGATGGAGTACATTGCTATTCGTGAAAACATGGGCCGCGACAAAATCCGTGAGGAGCTGTTAGCCGAGCAACAAAAAGGCCATTCCTTTGGTGCTTCATTGCCAGAGCACATCACTGGTGAGTTTGTTCGTGATGAAGTGGCACGCGGTCGGGCGATTATTCCGTCTAACATTAACCACGCCGAAGCCGAGCCAATGATTATTGGTCGTAACTTCTTGGTTAAAGTGAACGCCAACATTGGTAACTCAGCGGTAACCTCTTCGATTGAAGAAGAAGTTGAAAAGCTAGTATGGGCAAGCCGTTGGGGCGCCGATACGGTGATGGATTTATCAACTGGCCGTTATATTCATGAAACCCGCGAATGGGTGATTCGTAACTCTCCTGTGCCAATCGGTACCGTGCCTATCTACCAAGCCTTAGAAAAAGTGAACGGCGTTGCCGAAGACCTTACTTGGGAAGTGTTCCGCGACACACTGATTGAGCAAGCCGAGCAAGGGGTGGATTACTTCACGATTCACGCCGGTGTATTGCTGCGTTACGTACCAATGACCGCCAAGCGAGTTACTGGTATTGTGTCGCGTGGTGGCTCAATTATGGCTAAGTGGTGTTTAGCCCACCATAAAGAAAGCTTCTTGTATGAGCGTTTTCGTGAGATTTGTGAAATTTGTGCCGCCTACGATGTATCACTGTCGCTAGGTGATGGCATGCGTCCTGGTTCGATTGCCGACGCCAACGATGAAGCCCAGTTTGCTGAGTTAGAAACCCTAGGTGAGCTAACAAAAGTGGCTTGGGAATACGATGTTCAAGTGATTATCGAAGGCCCTGGCCATGTGCCAATGCAAATGATTAAAGAGAACATGGAAAAGCAATTAGAAGAGTGTCATGAAGCACCATTCTATACGCTTGGTCCATTAATCACCGACATCTCTCCTGGCTACGATCACTTCTCATCAGGTATTGGTGCGGCAATGATCGGTTGGTTTGGCTGTGCCATGTTGTGTTACGTAACCCCTAAAGAGCACTTAGGTTTACCTAACAAAGAAGACGTGAAGCAAGGCATGATTGCTTACAAGATCGCTGCGCACGCGGCTGATTTAGCCAAAGGCCATACTGGCGCGCAAATTCGTGATAATGCGATGAGTAAAGCGCGTTTCGAGTTCCGCTGGGAAGACCAATTTAACCTAGCCTTAGACCCAGACACTGCCAGAGCCTACCACGATGAAGCCTTACCGCAAGAGTCGGCTAAAGTGGCTCACTTCTGTTCAATGTGTGGACCTAAGTTCTGCTCAATGAAAATTTCTCAAGAAGTGCGTGATTATGCCAAAGACTTGGAAATTAAGATGATTGACGAACCATTGGCCGATTTAGGTTTTGTGGCCGAGGGGATGGCAGAAAAATCTGCTGAATTTAGAAACAAAGGTGCCGAGATTTACCACTCGCCACTGCGCGCCGAGACCAGCGATGAAGTTTAA
- the thiE gene encoding thiamine phosphate synthase — MKFKLETAEGLRPQIWTIAGSDSCAGAGLQADLLTAHDLEVECATAVTAITAQNIKGVTAIEPSSPELLAAQLDALAATNPAKVIKIGMLGSAELVRVVADKIATYKATWAEPPLVVCDPVLVASSGANLALDDLMQALPVLLAQTDVLTPNASELATLSGVALNSVAELKQACAALLKQGVKAVWAKGGHLALTPKVALDYFTDGQREIVLSSELIDAPHTHGTGCTLASALASALAHDFFMEDALVIAKAYVYQGLKQVTGRGNLAHLGWPIERVNFPRVESAQTELGKQFGLSESWPEAVPFARCDTNQLGVYPVVDSVEWIERLLNMGIKTIQLRIKDKADAEVEADVKRAIDLGHQHQARLFINDYWQLAVKHGAYGVHLGQEDLEVADLQQIAAAGLRLGISTHGYFELLRASQLQPSYIALGHIFPTTTKDMPSKPQGLAKLSRYAQLMQDYPLVAIGGIDLPRAKQVWQCGVGSVAVVRAITEAADPVAAVAELEAIVSQ; from the coding sequence ATGAAGTTTAAGCTGGAAACCGCTGAAGGTTTGCGCCCGCAAATTTGGACTATCGCAGGTAGCGATAGTTGTGCGGGTGCAGGCTTGCAAGCTGACTTGTTAACTGCCCATGATCTTGAGGTGGAGTGCGCTACCGCAGTAACTGCTATTACTGCGCAAAACATTAAGGGAGTAACGGCGATTGAGCCGTCTTCGCCTGAATTGTTAGCGGCGCAGCTAGATGCGCTTGCGGCTACTAATCCCGCCAAAGTGATTAAAATTGGCATGCTGGGCAGTGCAGAATTAGTGCGTGTTGTGGCAGATAAAATTGCCACTTACAAGGCGACTTGGGCCGAGCCTCCGTTGGTGGTGTGTGACCCAGTGTTAGTTGCTAGTTCAGGGGCAAACCTAGCCTTGGATGACCTAATGCAAGCCTTACCGGTACTATTGGCACAAACCGATGTGCTAACACCTAATGCCTCAGAGCTAGCAACCTTAAGTGGCGTGGCGTTAAACAGTGTGGCCGAGCTAAAACAAGCTTGTGCAGCTTTGCTTAAGCAGGGCGTTAAAGCGGTTTGGGCTAAAGGCGGGCACTTAGCGTTAACCCCCAAAGTAGCTTTGGACTACTTCACCGACGGCCAGCGTGAAATTGTATTGTCGAGCGAGTTGATTGACGCACCGCATACCCATGGTACCGGCTGTACTTTAGCCTCTGCCTTAGCTTCTGCCTTAGCGCATGATTTTTTCATGGAAGACGCTTTGGTGATTGCTAAAGCCTATGTTTATCAAGGCCTAAAGCAAGTTACTGGACGTGGCAATCTAGCCCATCTTGGTTGGCCTATAGAGCGGGTAAACTTCCCTCGGGTAGAGTCGGCACAAACCGAATTGGGTAAGCAATTTGGCTTAAGCGAGTCTTGGCCAGAGGCTGTGCCTTTTGCGCGCTGTGACACTAATCAGCTGGGTGTTTATCCTGTTGTAGACAGTGTTGAATGGATTGAGCGCTTGTTAAATATGGGCATTAAAACCATTCAACTACGGATTAAAGACAAAGCTGATGCTGAGGTTGAAGCTGATGTTAAACGGGCCATTGATTTAGGGCATCAACATCAAGCGCGTTTGTTTATTAATGACTACTGGCAACTGGCGGTTAAGCATGGTGCTTATGGTGTGCATTTAGGCCAAGAAGATTTAGAAGTGGCCGACTTGCAACAAATTGCTGCCGCAGGTTTGCGTTTGGGCATTAGTACCCATGGTTATTTTGAATTGCTACGTGCTAGCCAGCTGCAACCAAGTTATATTGCACTTGGACACATTTTCCCTACTACAACCAAGGATATGCCATCTAAGCCGCAAGGTTTAGCTAAACTCAGCCGTTATGCTCAGTTGATGCAAGACTATCCCTTGGTAGCCATTGGAGGCATCGACTTGCCTCGAGCGAAACAAGTTTGGCAATGTGGTGTGGGCAGTGTGGCAGTGGTACGGGCAATTACCGAAGCAGCCGATCCGGTTGCGGCAGTTGCTGAGCTAGAAGCCATTGTTAGCCAATAA
- a CDS encoding HesA/MoeB/ThiF family protein, with protein sequence MSQTSKQSTLSDQEVLRYSRHLLLKDVGEAGQLKLKSAQVLLVGMGGLGAPAALYLAAAGVGKLVLADFDELDSSNLQRQVLYREDDIKQPKVVAAKQHLQALNSNIQVRTVNRKMDELLLAMEVAQADVVLDCSDNIVTRYAVNQACVKAKVPLVSGAAVAFDGQLMVFDFRQAKQGCYHCLFPNASEQQLNCSNAGILGPVVGTIGSLQALETIKLIAGIPSAQLGRFSSFDAHSLEWFHLKVSADANCPVCGKDKQIS encoded by the coding sequence ATGAGCCAAACCAGCAAGCAATCAACCTTAAGCGATCAAGAAGTTCTTCGTTATAGCCGCCATCTGTTACTTAAGGATGTTGGTGAAGCGGGGCAGCTCAAGTTAAAGAGTGCGCAGGTATTGCTGGTTGGCATGGGCGGATTGGGCGCGCCTGCCGCTTTGTATTTGGCTGCGGCTGGTGTTGGCAAATTAGTGTTGGCAGATTTTGATGAACTAGACAGCTCTAATTTACAGCGCCAAGTCTTGTACCGAGAAGACGATATTAAACAGCCTAAAGTCGTGGCGGCTAAGCAGCATTTGCAAGCTCTAAACTCAAACATTCAGGTGCGAACCGTTAACCGTAAAATGGATGAGCTGTTGCTGGCCATGGAAGTGGCTCAAGCCGATGTAGTGCTTGATTGCAGTGACAACATCGTTACCCGTTATGCGGTAAACCAAGCTTGTGTTAAGGCCAAAGTGCCACTAGTTAGCGGAGCGGCGGTAGCCTTTGATGGACAGTTAATGGTGTTTGATTTTCGCCAGGCAAAGCAAGGCTGCTATCACTGCTTGTTTCCTAATGCCAGTGAACAGCAACTCAACTGCAGTAATGCCGGTATTCTTGGTCCAGTTGTAGGCACCATTGGTAGCTTGCAAGCCTTAGAAACGATTAAGTTGATTGCGGGCATTCCTTCTGCCCAACTCGGTCGTTTTTCCAGCTTTGATGCGCATAGCCTTGAATGGTTTCACCTTAAAGTGAGCGCCGATGCAAACTGTCCGGTATGTGGAAAAGATAAACAAATATCATGA
- the thiS gene encoding sulfur carrier protein ThiS, translating into MINIEFNGQAQSLDAELNIEQLLALHQQAPEGIAVVLNGNIVTRSEWASTKLADQAKVRVFRAIAGG; encoded by the coding sequence ATGATTAATATTGAATTTAATGGTCAAGCACAGTCGCTTGATGCTGAGCTCAACATTGAGCAGCTATTGGCATTACACCAGCAAGCACCCGAAGGCATTGCGGTGGTGCTTAATGGCAACATTGTGACTCGCAGCGAATGGGCAAGCACCAAGCTGGCAGACCAAGCCAAAGTAAGAGTATTTCGCGCCATTGCTGGCGGATAA
- a CDS encoding thiazole synthase, producing the protein MLKIADKSFTSRLFTGTGKFATPQLMSQSIQASGSQLVTMAMKRVDAQDQQDDILAPLIQAGVNLLPNTSGARNAEEAIFAAQLAREALGTNWLKLEIHPDPKYLMPDPIETLAAAEKLVEQGFVVLPYVHADPVLCKRLEDVGCAAVMPLGAPIGTNKGLRSRDFLEIIIEQANVPVVVDAGIGAPSDAALAMELGADAVLVNTAMAVAKDPVAMAKAFAQAVEAGRSAYLAGLGAELRHAEASSPLTAFLDTL; encoded by the coding sequence GTGTTAAAGATTGCAGATAAGAGTTTTACCAGCCGTTTGTTTACCGGCACTGGCAAATTTGCGACCCCACAGTTAATGAGCCAAAGTATTCAAGCCAGCGGTAGCCAGCTGGTTACTATGGCGATGAAACGTGTCGATGCGCAAGATCAGCAAGACGATATTCTGGCTCCGCTTATTCAAGCAGGGGTGAACCTATTGCCTAATACCTCGGGGGCACGTAACGCAGAAGAAGCAATATTTGCTGCCCAATTAGCCCGAGAAGCCCTGGGCACCAATTGGCTAAAATTAGAAATTCATCCAGATCCTAAGTACCTAATGCCCGATCCTATCGAAACCTTAGCCGCAGCAGAGAAGCTAGTGGAGCAAGGTTTTGTGGTGTTGCCTTATGTACATGCTGACCCAGTATTATGCAAACGCCTTGAAGATGTTGGTTGTGCTGCAGTGATGCCTTTAGGCGCGCCTATTGGCACCAACAAAGGTCTGCGTAGCCGCGATTTCTTAGAGATTATTATTGAGCAAGCCAATGTACCGGTAGTGGTTGATGCGGGAATTGGAGCGCCATCAGATGCTGCACTGGCTATGGAATTAGGTGCAGATGCGGTGTTGGTTAATACCGCGATGGCCGTGGCAAAAGATCCGGTGGCCATGGCTAAAGCCTTTGCTCAAGCGGTTGAAGCTGGGCGTAGCGCTTACCTTGCGGGTTTAGGCGCAGAGCTTCGTCACGCCGAGGCATCGAGTCCGTTAACGGCTTTTTTAGATACTTTGTAA
- the thiH gene encoding 2-iminoacetate synthase ThiH — translation MSFAEQLAQYDNAAVHLAINSKTAADVERALAKDKLDLDDFQALISPAAEAYIEPMAQRSMRLTQQRFGKTQQFYIPLYLSNMCSNVCDYCGFSMGNKIRRVTLDMAQLDAELEAIKQLGFDHILLVTGESERKVGMDYFRQVLPRIKARFSHVSMEVQPLEQDEYQELISLGLDAVMVYQETYNRHRYAEVHPKGKKRDFDFRLATPERLGEAGIRKMGIGALIGLDEWRSDCFYVAAHLQYLERKYWRSKFSISFPRLRPCEGGFQPKSVMTDKQLVQLICAYRLFNPDVELSLSTRESEHFRNHAIPLGITSMSAFSSTQPGGYADDSQKALEQFEISDERRPEVVAEAVKQAGYQVVWKDWDRVLG, via the coding sequence ATGAGTTTTGCCGAGCAACTTGCCCAATACGATAACGCTGCTGTTCATTTAGCGATTAACAGTAAAACCGCTGCTGATGTAGAGCGCGCGCTGGCCAAAGATAAGTTGGACCTTGATGATTTTCAGGCGCTTATTTCACCGGCTGCTGAAGCATATATTGAGCCTATGGCGCAGCGCAGCATGCGTTTAACCCAGCAGCGCTTTGGCAAAACTCAGCAATTCTATATCCCTTTATATCTCAGCAATATGTGCAGCAATGTCTGTGACTATTGCGGCTTCTCTATGGGCAACAAGATTCGTCGCGTCACCTTAGATATGGCGCAGTTAGACGCTGAACTAGAAGCTATTAAGCAGCTTGGCTTTGACCACATATTATTGGTTACCGGTGAGTCAGAACGTAAAGTGGGTATGGATTACTTTCGCCAAGTTCTGCCAAGAATTAAAGCGCGTTTTTCTCATGTTTCTATGGAAGTTCAGCCACTTGAACAAGACGAGTATCAAGAGCTGATTAGCCTTGGCTTAGATGCGGTGATGGTCTATCAAGAAACCTATAATCGCCACCGTTATGCCGAGGTTCATCCTAAGGGTAAAAAACGCGATTTCGATTTTCGCCTTGCAACTCCAGAGCGCTTAGGTGAAGCCGGTATTCGCAAAATGGGCATTGGCGCACTAATTGGTTTGGATGAATGGCGCAGTGACTGTTTTTACGTGGCTGCTCATTTGCAATATTTAGAGCGCAAATATTGGCGGAGTAAGTTTTCAATTTCTTTTCCTCGTTTGCGCCCTTGTGAAGGCGGTTTTCAGCCAAAATCGGTGATGACCGACAAACAACTAGTCCAACTAATTTGTGCTTACCGTTTGTTTAACCCAGATGTTGAGCTGTCGCTATCTACCCGTGAGTCTGAGCACTTCCGCAATCATGCAATTCCACTTGGCATTACCAGCATGAGTGCATTTTCGAGCACTCAACCTGGTGGTTATGCAGACGACAGCCAGAAAGCCTTAGAACAATTTGAAATCAGCGATGAACGCCGCCCAGAAGTGGTCGCCGAAGCGGTAAAGCAAGCTGGTTATCAAGTGGTGTGGAAAGATTGGGATCGGGTACTAGGCTAA
- a CDS encoding substrate-binding periplasmic protein, which yields MKLLAVFLLIISSGLCQAKTIEIQGFVFPPYIMLNDQGKAEGIIVELVQRSLDKLNVEADFQISNWARAFAKVKSHQSQGLIPTMRTADREAYFYYPDTAFLLLDQHLIAQSSWQESRFSGDYAELDDYRIGKVRNARISPDFDQALSEQVFDVEKHNSVEGLVKSLLRGRLDMIATDSRQAQLIATQEGQAEAIKLIKPALGQVPVYLAFSKQQVDQEFVERFNQQLKLLLEQGALEQLEAKYLH from the coding sequence ATGAAGTTACTCGCAGTTTTCTTACTAATTATTAGCTCTGGCCTGTGCCAAGCGAAAACCATCGAAATACAAGGTTTTGTTTTTCCTCCTTACATCATGCTTAACGATCAGGGTAAAGCCGAGGGCATTATTGTTGAATTAGTTCAGCGAAGTTTAGACAAACTTAATGTTGAAGCCGACTTTCAAATCAGCAACTGGGCACGCGCATTTGCTAAAGTAAAAAGCCACCAGAGCCAAGGCTTAATTCCCACCATGCGAACCGCTGATCGTGAGGCTTATTTCTACTACCCCGACACAGCATTTTTATTGCTAGACCAGCATTTAATCGCACAAAGCTCATGGCAAGAAAGCCGCTTTTCCGGTGACTACGCAGAGCTCGACGATTACCGCATTGGCAAGGTGCGTAATGCCCGCATATCACCAGACTTTGACCAGGCACTTAGCGAGCAAGTATTCGACGTAGAGAAACACAATAGTGTAGAAGGATTGGTGAAATCATTATTGCGTGGACGGCTAGACATGATTGCAACCGACAGCCGACAAGCTCAGCTAATTGCGACTCAGGAAGGCCAGGCCGAAGCAATTAAGCTGATTAAACCGGCCTTGGGACAAGTACCGGTGTATCTAGCCTTTAGTAAGCAACAAGTAGATCAAGAGTTTGTAGAGCGATTTAACCAACAACTTAAGCTGCTACTTGAGCAAGGGGCTCTAGAACAGCTAGAAGCAAAATATTTGCATTAG
- a CDS encoding putative ATP-dependent zinc protease → MLKKLLVAVTLALAVVSCAMAEKQTVGAAEHVKVVEANLSFLTRIDTGAASTSLHAEDMRVIDGENIDPADYSEAEQKSVVRPLMRKNIGKYLQFTTENEHGEKHQGKALITDVAAVRNSQGLEIRYKVALAIAWQGQAKTVDVNLRDRSKMHYKLLIGRNWLEGDYLVDVELNKNLK, encoded by the coding sequence GTGTTAAAGAAATTACTGGTAGCCGTAACGCTAGCACTTGCTGTAGTAAGTTGCGCAATGGCCGAGAAGCAAACAGTAGGCGCCGCCGAGCATGTAAAAGTAGTAGAAGCCAACTTAAGCTTTTTAACTCGAATTGATACCGGAGCGGCTAGCACTTCTTTGCATGCAGAAGATATGCGAGTTATCGACGGGGAAAATATTGATCCTGCTGATTACAGCGAGGCCGAACAGAAGTCGGTGGTGCGGCCACTGATGCGTAAGAATATAGGCAAGTATTTGCAGTTTACCACCGAGAACGAACATGGTGAAAAGCACCAAGGTAAAGCCTTAATTACCGATGTTGCAGCGGTGCGCAACTCTCAAGGTTTAGAAATTCGCTATAAAGTTGCTTTGGCGATTGCTTGGCAAGGACAGGCAAAAACCGTAGATGTTAATTTACGCGATCGCAGCAAAATGCATTACAAATTGCTGATTGGCCGTAACTGGCTAGAAGGTGATTACTTGGTCGATGTTGAGCTCAACAAAAACCTGAAATAG
- a CDS encoding DNA ligase, with the protein MDRSFSTKLSLCMLFFSSYPLLAKSPQPPALVLASDYQQDLDLQDYWVCEKYDGVRAYWDGKQLFSRAGHLINLPSALSKQLPEVAVDGELWLGRGQFSDLVSLIKQQDVSLNKWLEVQFIVFDLPHHPGSYQQRYRHLQTLSSASNFMRVPAYRAYPGRPKLEQQLAKISAEGGEGLMLRDPKSMYLPTRSNALIKYKSYQDAEAKVIAYSDGKGKYRGMLGALVVQDQQGRQFKIGSGLSDQLRADPPPIGSLVEYRYNGLTEHGKPRFVRFVRVHQTL; encoded by the coding sequence ATGGATCGTTCGTTTAGCACCAAGCTTAGCCTATGTATGCTTTTTTTTAGCTCGTACCCGCTATTAGCAAAATCTCCGCAACCACCAGCACTGGTATTAGCTAGCGATTACCAGCAGGATTTAGACCTGCAAGATTACTGGGTATGTGAAAAATACGATGGCGTAAGAGCCTATTGGGACGGCAAGCAATTATTTAGTCGAGCGGGCCACCTGATTAACCTTCCCAGCGCCTTAAGCAAGCAACTACCGGAGGTGGCGGTAGATGGTGAGCTTTGGTTAGGCAGAGGTCAATTTAGTGATTTAGTCAGCCTAATCAAACAACAGGATGTGAGCTTGAACAAGTGGCTGGAAGTTCAATTTATAGTATTTGATTTACCCCACCACCCTGGTTCTTATCAGCAGCGCTACCGTCATTTGCAAACCCTTAGCAGTGCAAGCAACTTTATGCGTGTGCCAGCTTATCGCGCCTACCCTGGGCGACCAAAACTAGAACAGCAATTGGCTAAAATCAGTGCCGAGGGTGGCGAAGGACTAATGCTGCGCGACCCTAAATCGATGTACCTTCCAACGCGCAGCAATGCGCTAATAAAATACAAAAGTTACCAAGACGCCGAGGCTAAAGTGATTGCCTATAGTGACGGCAAAGGCAAATACCGAGGCATGCTTGGGGCTTTGGTCGTTCAAGACCAACAGGGCCGGCAGTTTAAAATAGGCAGTGGTTTAAGCGATCAATTGCGCGCCGATCCACCACCTATCGGCAGCTTGGTTGAGTATCGTTATAACGGGCTCACTGAGCATGGCAAACCCCGCTTTGTGCGTTTTGTTAGGGTTCACCAAACCTTATAA
- a CDS encoding GFA family protein produces MAQHYQGQCHCGAVKFSLRTSLESALRCNCSLCKRKGAVMLTAEEDSFELLQGEQALSLYQWNTQIAKHYFCKYCGIYTFHNPRSAPELTRVNAGCLEGVDPLSLTVSLVKGAELSTEPK; encoded by the coding sequence ATGGCTCAACATTATCAAGGCCAGTGCCACTGCGGTGCGGTTAAATTTAGCCTACGCACCAGTCTAGAGTCTGCGCTGCGTTGTAATTGCAGTTTGTGTAAGCGTAAGGGAGCTGTAATGCTAACCGCGGAAGAAGACAGTTTTGAGCTGTTGCAAGGTGAGCAGGCCTTAAGTTTGTATCAGTGGAATACCCAAATAGCTAAGCATTACTTTTGTAAATACTGCGGCATTTATACTTTCCACAACCCGCGATCTGCGCCAGAGCTTACTCGGGTAAATGCGGGTTGTTTGGAAGGCGTCGACCCATTGAGCTTAACGGTGAGTTTGGTAAAAGGTGCGGAGTTGTCTACTGAACCAAAATAA